The Geoglobus acetivorans genome window below encodes:
- a CDS encoding SAM-dependent methyltransferase: MLFVVGVGLKKEHLTDEAKEAISRAEKVYGSERSLTIAEDWIRGKTVVLKKFDADVYRRIEREGEERDVAILSTGDPMVAGLGKFFRNAKIIPGISSVQVALARVKADICDVSVFNAHSQNPEFFGQRNMLILARKGVQLDFPGKKMVILENLESENEKIYEVQDSFTAEENYTIVFVRVKE; this comes from the coding sequence GTTGGACTCAAAAAGGAGCATCTCACTGACGAAGCCAAAGAAGCGATTTCAAGAGCTGAAAAAGTTTATGGAAGCGAGAGGTCTCTAACAATCGCCGAAGACTGGATTAGGGGAAAGACAGTTGTTTTGAAAAAGTTTGACGCCGACGTTTACAGAAGAATCGAACGTGAAGGTGAAGAGAGAGACGTTGCTATTCTCTCAACAGGAGACCCTATGGTTGCCGGTCTTGGCAAGTTTTTCAGAAACGCAAAAATAATCCCGGGAATCTCGAGTGTTCAGGTTGCACTTGCGAGAGTTAAAGCTGACATCTGCGATGTGAGCGTTTTCAATGCCCACAGCCAGAATCCAGAATTTTTTGGCCAGAGAAACATGTTGATCCTAGCAAGAAAGGGAGTCCAGCTTGACTTCCCAGGAAAAAAGATGGTGATACTCGAAAATCTCGAAAGCGAAAATGAGAAGATTTATGAAGTGCAGGACTCTTTTACCGCTGAGGAGAATTACACGATCGTCTTTGTGAGGGTGAAAGAATGA
- a CDS encoding RNA 2'-phosphotransferase: MEDVRICPEHGFYRGETCDVCGYSGEVVIPKEKVERLGKFISGVLRHFPDKFRLEMDKNGWVDFERLLRIVSRRYRWANRWVVKALIYSDRKGRYELKEGKIRARYGHSVDVKLTDMPDAEEDLLYYGTSEEESVRLLDLGIKPVNQAYVHLSTTLEKSEEVARLRTDEPIILEIDAKKAREDGIRLIKVNEHIVLAKEIPPEYILREIRL, translated from the coding sequence ATGGAAGACGTTAGAATTTGCCCGGAACACGGATTTTACAGGGGAGAGACCTGCGATGTTTGCGGTTATTCTGGGGAGGTTGTGATTCCGAAGGAAAAGGTAGAGAGACTTGGGAAGTTCATATCGGGCGTTTTGAGACACTTTCCTGACAAATTCCGGCTGGAAATGGATAAAAATGGATGGGTGGACTTTGAACGCCTGCTGAGAATAGTCTCGAGGAGGTACAGGTGGGCGAACAGGTGGGTTGTGAAGGCTCTGATCTACAGTGATAGGAAGGGCAGATATGAGCTTAAGGAGGGGAAGATAAGGGCGAGATACGGACACAGTGTTGACGTTAAGCTTACAGATATGCCTGATGCTGAGGAGGACCTACTCTACTATGGAACAAGTGAGGAGGAGTCCGTTAGACTTCTTGATCTCGGAATCAAGCCAGTCAACCAGGCTTACGTGCATCTTTCAACGACACTTGAAAAAAGCGAGGAAGTTGCAAGATTGAGGACTGACGAACCAATAATTCTGGAAATCGATGCAAAAAAGGCGAGAGAGGACGGTATAAGGCTGATAAAGGTCAATGAACATATAGTCCTTGCAAAAGAAATTCCTCCTGAGTACATTCTAAGGGAGATAAGACTCTAA
- a CDS encoding cobyrinate a,c-diamide synthase has product MHAFVIAGTNSGSGKTSIGISIASALMKRGLKVQPFKVGPDFIDPTHYSFCEWGVNLDAFMMGENGVRRSFCRWVKGKDVALIEGVMGLFDGYSLTTFSSTAHIARILNIPVILTMNVRAMSVSALAMFEGFRNYDRRLNVAGVIFNSATKFHEKLKRIFEERGYKVFGVVPKTDLLKIESRHLGLHLGMEVERDLDRIAEFAEEHIDIDGILEMSEMDIDCENFEETERDGFKIGVPFDEAFSFYYRDNLEALRKFGKIEFFSPLKGERIECDAYYIGGGYPELYEFPEFLRFIRKEALDEKPIYAECGGMMMLSRTLEIDGKKRKMAGVLDMDIEFTRKLQALGYIRGEVIRDNPYFTGSFRGHEFHYSIAHPDIDVRFAFRTDGKGITDGLDGVLAHRTLAGYSHIHFYSAYIKEFLRGNA; this is encoded by the coding sequence ATGCATGCCTTTGTAATTGCCGGAACAAACAGTGGTTCTGGAAAAACATCCATAGGAATATCCATAGCCTCAGCTCTGATGAAAAGAGGACTGAAGGTCCAGCCATTCAAGGTTGGTCCCGATTTCATCGACCCAACCCATTACTCCTTCTGCGAGTGGGGGGTGAATCTGGATGCATTCATGATGGGAGAGAACGGTGTCAGGAGGTCTTTCTGCAGGTGGGTGAAAGGAAAGGATGTCGCCCTGATCGAAGGTGTTATGGGGCTTTTCGATGGCTACAGCCTGACAACATTCTCGTCAACCGCCCACATCGCCAGAATTCTGAATATTCCGGTCATACTTACAATGAATGTCAGGGCAATGTCTGTATCGGCACTGGCCATGTTCGAAGGGTTCAGAAATTATGACAGAAGGCTGAACGTGGCAGGAGTTATATTCAACAGCGCAACGAAATTCCACGAGAAATTAAAGAGAATTTTCGAGGAGAGGGGCTACAAGGTTTTTGGAGTTGTGCCGAAAACAGATCTGCTAAAAATTGAAAGCAGACACCTGGGACTGCACCTGGGCATGGAGGTGGAAAGAGACCTGGACAGAATTGCTGAATTTGCTGAAGAGCACATAGACATAGACGGAATCCTTGAGATGAGCGAGATGGATATTGATTGCGAGAATTTTGAAGAGACTGAAAGGGACGGATTCAAAATCGGAGTGCCTTTTGACGAGGCGTTCTCATTCTACTACAGAGACAACCTCGAAGCTCTCAGGAAGTTCGGCAAAATTGAGTTCTTCTCTCCTCTGAAAGGAGAGAGAATCGAATGCGATGCATACTACATCGGAGGTGGATATCCTGAACTTTATGAGTTTCCGGAATTTCTCAGGTTTATCAGGAAGGAAGCCCTTGACGAGAAGCCAATCTATGCCGAATGTGGAGGCATGATGATGCTCTCAAGAACGCTCGAGATTGACGGGAAAAAAAGAAAAATGGCGGGCGTACTTGACATGGACATCGAATTCACGAGAAAACTCCAGGCACTAGGATATATCAGAGGTGAGGTCATAAGAGACAACCCCTATTTCACCGGGTCTTTCAGAGGACACGAATTCCACTACAGCATCGCCCACCCAGACATCGATGTGAGGTTCGCCTTCAGAACGGATGGAAAGGGGATAACGGATGGCCTGGATGGAGTTTTGGCTCACCGAACGCTTGCAGGTTACAGTCACATTCATTTCTATTCGGCATACATCAAAGAATTTCTTAGGGGAAACGCTTAA
- the cobA gene encoding uroporphyrinogen-III C-methyltransferase: MMGFVYIVGAGPGDPELITLRGLKALEKADVILYDALIDERIFELVDCKNKELVYAGKRKGDGNGGKRQKEINEMMKKYALEGKTVARLKGGDPGIFGRLADEIAFLKVNRIPFEIIPGVSSLNGVPASAGIPLTAKGISSLTVLSGREDFGIEAILEGTFVVMMGRDSIQSVARRMIEIGISPDKPAVAIENGTLKTQRVVKGKLKNIGEKMNDFKGPVLFIVGDVADRLP, encoded by the coding sequence ATGATGGGCTTTGTGTACATCGTTGGAGCAGGTCCTGGAGACCCTGAACTCATAACTCTCAGGGGACTCAAAGCTCTTGAAAAAGCGGATGTAATCCTGTATGATGCGCTCATCGATGAGAGGATCTTTGAGCTTGTTGATTGCAAAAATAAAGAGCTTGTTTATGCTGGAAAAAGAAAGGGCGATGGTAACGGGGGGAAGAGGCAGAAGGAAATAAACGAAATGATGAAAAAATATGCGCTTGAGGGAAAGACTGTTGCGAGACTGAAGGGAGGAGATCCCGGAATTTTTGGCAGACTTGCGGACGAGATTGCTTTTCTGAAGGTAAACAGAATACCGTTTGAAATTATACCTGGAGTAAGCTCGTTGAATGGTGTTCCTGCCTCTGCCGGAATTCCTCTGACTGCCAAGGGAATTTCGTCACTGACAGTTCTTTCGGGAAGAGAGGATTTCGGGATCGAAGCGATACTGGAGGGAACGTTTGTGGTCATGATGGGAAGGGATAGCATCCAGAGCGTTGCGAGGAGGATGATTGAGATTGGCATCAGCCCCGATAAACCTGCTGTTGCAATCGAGAACGGGACTCTGAAAACTCAGAGGGTTGTTAAGGGAAAACTGAAGAACATAGGCGAAAAAATGAATGATTTCAAAGGGCCGGTACTGTTCATTGTTGGAGATGTTGCTGACCGCCTGCCCTGA
- a CDS encoding ATP-binding cassette domain-containing protein, with the protein MIEVRNLWFSYGDRNVLRGINMVAEKGEVTILMGRNGAGKSTLLMHLNGLLKPDRGGVYVDGVKVRYDRKSLIELRKKIGFVFQNPDDQIVAPTVWQDVVFGPENVGVRDDGKIESILKKLGLDGYENRLCSRLSGGEKKRVAIAGVLAMEPDYVVMDEPTAGVDGFGLKEIIEIVMEMKKDGRGLIISTHDYDFARAVGDRFLIMDGGKVIFDDVYIDHSIAEKCGVRTWYHGGEVVLVPDNSCLPDPAEFDFVAVMGKRAREWLEREGVEADITSAAMERAFLRAIGGSRIMLVCSESMMEVVKREAVSYPVRITVQKTEVVRV; encoded by the coding sequence ATGATAGAGGTCAGAAATCTGTGGTTCTCTTACGGGGACAGGAATGTCCTCAGGGGGATCAATATGGTTGCTGAAAAGGGAGAGGTAACGATACTTATGGGCAGGAATGGGGCTGGAAAATCAACTCTTTTAATGCACCTGAACGGACTTTTAAAACCTGACAGGGGCGGGGTTTATGTTGATGGGGTTAAGGTTAGATACGACAGAAAATCACTCATTGAGTTGAGGAAGAAAATAGGATTTGTTTTTCAGAATCCGGACGACCAGATCGTCGCTCCAACCGTATGGCAAGATGTCGTTTTTGGACCTGAAAATGTGGGAGTTAGAGATGACGGTAAAATAGAGTCGATTCTGAAAAAGCTCGGGCTTGATGGCTACGAAAACAGACTCTGCAGCAGGCTCAGCGGAGGGGAAAAGAAGAGGGTAGCAATTGCAGGAGTCCTCGCAATGGAGCCAGATTATGTGGTGATGGACGAACCTACCGCAGGAGTGGATGGTTTCGGATTGAAAGAGATAATTGAGATTGTTATGGAGATGAAAAAGGATGGAAGGGGGTTGATAATCTCAACACACGATTACGACTTTGCAAGGGCAGTGGGGGACAGGTTTTTGATCATGGATGGGGGAAAGGTAATCTTCGATGACGTTTACATCGACCATTCCATCGCAGAAAAATGCGGGGTCAGAACATGGTACCATGGCGGAGAGGTTGTGCTTGTTCCCGATAATTCCTGCCTCCCGGATCCGGCTGAATTTGACTTCGTGGCTGTCATGGGCAAAAGGGCAAGAGAATGGCTTGAAAGAGAAGGAGTTGAGGCGGACATAACCTCCGCCGCAATGGAAAGAGCTTTCCTGAGAGCCATAGGTGGTTCGAGGATAATGCTTGTATGCTCTGAAAGCATGATGGAAGTTGTGAAAAGGGAAGCGGTCAGTTATCCTGTAAGGATTACTGTTCAGAAAACAGAGGTTGTGAGGGTATGA
- a CDS encoding energy-coupling factor ABC transporter substrate-binding protein, with protein sequence MLAFMVLQLPLAKAENWSGADEKAEEAIKQLSPDYEPWFSPVWEPPSGEIESLLFSVQAGIGAFVVGYVIGRHGAGKDARNA encoded by the coding sequence ATGCTGGCTTTCATGGTTCTACAGCTCCCACTGGCGAAAGCTGAAAATTGGTCGGGAGCGGACGAGAAGGCGGAGGAGGCAATAAAACAGCTCTCCCCCGATTATGAGCCGTGGTTCTCCCCGGTCTGGGAGCCACCGAGCGGTGAAATCGAGAGCCTGCTTTTCAGTGTTCAGGCAGGTATCGGGGCATTCGTCGTTGGTTATGTGATCGGCAGGCACGGTGCTGGTAAGGATGCACGAAACGCTTGA
- a CDS encoding sirohydrochlorin chelatase, with protein MKRGLIIVGHGGNLPHYAEVMAEHKKRIQSFGIFDEVEIAYATGDREPTPDTVVREMQSELIFLVPMFLSYGLHVTKDLPAFFNLDEGKGIKVTEIEGKKIVICEPIGEDTFITYAILNSAFRAGGQQHLQQ; from the coding sequence ATGAAAAGAGGTCTGATTATAGTCGGACACGGCGGCAATCTGCCCCACTATGCTGAAGTTATGGCGGAGCATAAGAAGAGAATCCAGAGCTTTGGCATATTCGACGAGGTTGAGATAGCCTACGCCACAGGAGACAGGGAGCCCACACCCGATACAGTCGTCAGAGAAATGCAATCAGAGTTGATTTTCCTCGTTCCAATGTTTCTTTCCTACGGGCTGCATGTAACAAAAGACCTGCCAGCATTCTTCAACCTCGATGAGGGGAAGGGTATAAAGGTCACGGAAATAGAGGGCAAGAAAATTGTCATCTGCGAACCCATCGGTGAGGATACGTTCATAACCTACGCAATTCTCAACTCCGCATTCAGGGCAGGCGGTCAGCAACATCTCCAACAATGA
- a CDS encoding ferredoxin, translated as MKVVIDESTCTGCGTCESICPEVFQLGDDGLAHVVGECEGLEECCQEAADNCPVEAITIE; from the coding sequence ATGAAGGTCGTGATTGATGAAAGCACATGTACGGGCTGCGGGACATGTGAGAGCATCTGTCCTGAGGTTTTCCAGCTGGGCGATGACGGTCTTGCCCATGTTGTTGGTGAATGTGAGGGGCTTGAGGAGTGCTGCCAGGAAGCAGCGGATAACTGCCCGGTAGAGGCAATAACAATAGAGTGA
- the cbiQ gene encoding cobalt ECF transporter T component CbiQ, whose translation MHETLEEIQADSRKLIEGQVNVYFVIFSFILLYAFNKTPVFLLAFLIFSALSLYSTGFSYFRFLRVPSYFIVPALFVIAVITPGEHLVWLFSREGVETAFRTFLRTYSSLSLMFYLIFTTSIPELLSALKKLRLPDFVVEMMSLIYRSIQIFLDELFRLETSAESRLGFANRKSFVRTAALIGYSMFVKSLDRAEKLDMAMEARCYSGKVPVVSGRNKGTVHALVVISLLTLAGVVL comes from the coding sequence ATGCACGAAACGCTTGAGGAAATTCAGGCAGACTCAAGAAAACTCATAGAAGGGCAGGTAAACGTTTATTTTGTTATCTTTTCATTTATTCTGCTGTATGCATTCAACAAAACACCGGTTTTTCTTTTGGCATTCCTCATCTTTTCAGCCCTGTCTCTTTACTCGACCGGATTCAGCTACTTCAGGTTTTTGAGGGTGCCGTCATACTTCATAGTTCCTGCTCTCTTTGTGATTGCCGTCATCACGCCCGGTGAACATCTTGTATGGCTCTTCAGCAGGGAGGGTGTGGAGACAGCTTTCAGAACCTTTCTGAGAACGTATTCATCGCTCTCGCTCATGTTCTACCTGATCTTTACAACCAGCATTCCCGAATTACTGTCTGCCCTGAAAAAACTCAGGCTACCCGATTTCGTCGTTGAAATGATGTCTCTGATTTACAGGAGCATACAGATCTTCCTTGACGAACTTTTCAGGCTTGAAACATCTGCAGAATCAAGACTGGGTTTTGCGAACAGAAAGAGTTTCGTGAGGACTGCTGCCCTGATTGGATACTCGATGTTTGTGAAATCATTGGACCGAGCGGAAAAACTGGACATGGCGATGGAAGCAAGGTGTTATTCGGGAAAAGTTCCGGTCGTTTCCGGGAGGAATAAAGGGACAGTTCATGCACTGGTGGTAATCTCTCTCCTGACTCTTGCGGGGGTGGTACTATGA
- the cbiM gene encoding cobalt ECF transporter S component CbiM, which yields MHIMEGFLPPVWAVFWYAVSLVFVVYGALKSKRLIEENPKNKALLAVAGGFIFVLSSLKIPSPVTGSCSHPTGTGISTMLFGPAVTAFLSAIVLLYQALLLAHGGLTTLGANTASMGIVGPFAGWLVYRALKDRVSLKVNAFITAVVADWFTYVVTSLQLALAFPGTSMINSALTFMGIFALTQIPVAIVEGIFSALLIGYIAQIDRDVVKEGVVA from the coding sequence ATGCACATCATGGAGGGTTTTCTTCCGCCGGTATGGGCCGTGTTCTGGTATGCAGTGTCGCTGGTCTTCGTAGTTTACGGAGCATTGAAATCAAAGAGACTGATTGAGGAAAATCCGAAAAACAAAGCTCTGCTGGCTGTGGCTGGAGGGTTCATTTTCGTCCTGTCTTCTCTTAAAATTCCTTCTCCGGTTACGGGTAGCTGCTCTCACCCAACTGGTACGGGAATTTCAACGATGCTTTTTGGTCCTGCAGTTACTGCGTTTCTCTCGGCAATAGTTCTTCTGTACCAGGCATTGCTCCTTGCTCATGGGGGACTCACAACGCTCGGTGCCAACACTGCGTCAATGGGTATTGTAGGGCCGTTTGCCGGGTGGCTGGTTTACAGGGCTTTGAAGGACAGGGTGAGCCTTAAGGTGAACGCCTTCATAACTGCAGTTGTTGCAGACTGGTTCACCTATGTTGTGACCTCTCTGCAGCTTGCACTGGCGTTTCCGGGGACCAGCATGATAAATTCGGCGCTCACGTTTATGGGTATATTCGCCCTAACTCAAATTCCGGTTGCGATTGTTGAGGGGATTTTCTCTGCTCTGCTCATAGGCTACATTGCACAGATTGACCGCGATGTGGTGAAGGAAGGGGTGGTGGCGTGA